GGCTCTGCTTGACCCGGATGGGCGTAGTCTGTTAGCTCTCGAAAAGGCAAACGGGCAGGGGGAGTTTGTACGGGCTGACATCTTCAACGAACCTGTCAGTATTCAACGGGCCAAGGTCGAACAATTTACCGCCCAGGAAGCCTTAACTGCCTGTCTCAGCAAATTGGGACGGGTGGACATGAATTATCTACAGGATTTGACCAAGCAGACCGGGCCGCAACTTATACAGGAACTGGCAGATCAAATCCTTTGGAACCCGCTGGAACGGGAATTCCAGACTCCCACCCGATTGGTATCCGGCAATGTAGTGGAGAAGCTGGAATCAATGGAAGCGTTTGCGGAAGATCCACTGGCCGGGCCTGCACTTCAAGCCTTACGCGATGGTCAACCGACCCCCATTAGCTTCGATGAACTGGATTTTAATTTAGGGGAACGCTGGATACCCACCGAGGTTTACCAGCAATTCGCCCAAGACTTATTTGGGCAACGTGTTTCGGTGACCTACGCTTCGTCCACGGACGAATTCAGTGTCGATACGCCCTCTTGGATGTTCAAAAACGCGGCCATTTTGCAACAGTACGCCGTGCAAGGGCACTTCAGGATGTATGACGGGTTGACGTTATTTCAGTATGGCCTTTATAATACGACGCCAACGATCAATAAACCGGGACCGGACGATACCAAAGTGCTCGATAGCGAAGCTACCCAATTGGCGGCTACCAAAATCGAGCAAATCCGAACGGCTTTTGTCGAATGGTTGCCTACGCAAAGCCAAACGTTAAAACAGGAATTGACGGATCGCTATAACCGGTTGTATAACTGTTTTGTCAAACCCGCTTACAACGGTGCTCATCAACAATTCCCCGATCTGAACCTAAAGGGTTTAGGTATAAATGGCCTGTACGGATCGCAGAAAGATGCCATCTGGATGGTGCTGCAAAACAGGGGGGGCATAGCCGATCATGAAGTCGGTACGGGCAAATCGCTCATCATGACCGTCGCTTCTTACGAAATGAAGCGGTTGGGCTTGGCCAACAAAATCATGCTTCTCGCCATGAAGGCCAACGTGGCCCAGATTGCCCAGACTTACCGAACGGCCTACCCTAACGCCCGGCTGCTTTATCCCGGTCAGGATGATTTCACGCCCGCCAACCGGGAGCGATTTTTAAATTCGATTAAGAACGGCAATTGGGATTGTATTATCCTAACCCATGACCAGTTTGCCCGTATTCCGCAATCTCCAGAAGTACAGCAAAAGGTGATGCGCGAAGAGTTACGAAACCTGGAGAAAGACCTGCAAACGCTGCAACGGAGTGGCGTGGACATGTCTAAGTCCTTACTAAAAGGGTTAGAAACGCGCAAGGCTAACTTAGCCACTAAGCTACTTAAATTGCAAAGCGAGTTGAACCAGAAGCGGGATAATGTACCGCATTTTGGGGAAATGGGTATCGACCACATATTTGTCGACGAGTCGCACCAGTTTAAGAATCTGCAGTTTACAACCCGTCACAACCGAGTTGCCGGGCTGGGTAATCCCGAAGGCAGCCAGCGGGCGACGAACCTGCTCTACGCAGTGCGCAGCATTCAGGAGCGCACCGGAAATGACGTAGGGGCTACATTCCTTTCCGGAACGACAATCACCAACTCGCTAACGGAAATGTACTTGCTTTTCAAGTACTTGCGTCCGCAGGAGATGAAACGCCAACATATCGAAAACTTCGATGCCTGGGCTGCCGTCTACGCCAAAAAGACCGCTGATTATGAGTATAGCGTCACCAATCAACTGATTATTAAAGAACGGTTTCGGCATTTCATCAAGGTACCCGAATTAGCCCAGTTTTACAGCCAGATAACCGATTTCAGAACGGCCTCAATGGTGGGGCTGGATCGGCCAAAAGCGGTCGACGTGCTGATCAGTATGCCGCAGACGCCCGATCAGGCAACCTTTACCCAGAAACTGATCCACTTCGCCAAAACAGGCGATGCCACGATTCTGGATCGTAAGCCCTTGTCGGAAAGCGAGCAAACCGCCAAAATGCTTATTGCTACTAATTACGCCAAAAAAGCGGCCTTAGATATGCGGCTGATTGACCCTGGTCTGGAAGATCATCCCAATAGTAAACTATCCCGTTGCGCAGCTCTGATTGCCAGCCATTATCAGGAAAGCGCCATGCATAGAGGAACCCAGATGGTGTTCTGCGATACGAATACGTTTAAGTCAGGTGAATGGAATGTGTATTCTGCCTTACGGGATAAGCTGGTGCAGGAGTACGGCATTCCGGCCCATGAAATTCGCTTCGCTCAGGAGTGTAAAAACGACAAGGAACGTCAAAAACTATGGGATCGGGCAAATGACGGAGATGTTCGGGTATTAATGGGCTCGACGGGGACGATGGGAACGGGTGTGAATGCCCAGAAGCGAGTCGTAGCTATGTATCATTTAGATATACCCTGGAAACCGTCGGAACTGGAACAACGGGTGGGCCGGGGTTCACGAACCGGAAACGTCATTGCCCGTGATTACTACAATAATGAAGTAAAAAACTACGTCTTCGCTACGGAAAATACGTTGGATAACTACAAATTCAATCTGTTGCACAATAAAGCGGTATTCATCAGCCAGATTAAAAATGGCTCGGCCAGCGGCCGTCGGCTGGATGAAGGGGCTTTCGATGAAGCTACAGGCATGAATTTCTCGGAATATGTGGCCATCCTGTCGGGTAACCAGGATTTACTGCAAAAAGCCAAGCTGGATAAGCAAATAACCATGCTGGAATCCGAGTTAAAGCTGTTCCAGAAAGAAGCGTACAAAGCCACCTCGATTCTAAGCGACGTTACAAAATCATTGGATAAAGCCGAAAAAACGTTTGCCCAGCTTCAGGCAGATTTCACTAAACTGACAGCGGTCACTCACTTTAATCCGGAAGGGGGTTTACCCAACGCAGTAAAAATTACGTTAACCAGCACCCCCATCACCACTGTAAAAGCCTTGGGCGAATACATCAACCAGGTAGATCAGCAAATAGACACAAGGGGGGGACTGAAACAGTTAGGTACGCTACACGGATTCGGCCTTTACGTGCGAACCGATGCCGGCTATAGCATTGATGGTAAAGCTGAAAAAGCCAATGCGTTTGTGGTCAAGGGCGAGCAGTTGACTTACTCCTATAACAATGGGTATTTGGCTGGTCGGTCGCCCGAAATAGCAGCCCGGCAGTTTGTCCGGGCGTTGGAAAAGTTACCAGGGTTGCTGGACAGTCAGCAGAAAAAAATTGAAAACCTCACTCAGCAAAAGGAGCTGCTCACCGATATAGTGAACAAGCCCTGGGGTAAAGGTGATAAGTTACAGGGGTTGAAAACGGAATTGCGTCAAGTTGAAGCCCGGTTAATCGCCAGTGGTCAGGACAAAGTAAATGAGCCGGAAATGTCCAAACAGGCCGAAAAAAATGCTACCAAGCGTCATGATCAATCGTTTAGTGTGGCTTAGAAAACGATAATTAGTAGAAGTGACTACTAAATCAATTTATGGCGCTGGCGTTTGTCCGGACCTAAAATTCGATGGACTTGATTCGCGGTTGAGTTGTTCAAAATAAATCCGTTGCCAGAACCCTCGGTGCCTGGCCACTGCTGTTATTGGATCAGTGGTTTTGTTTTTAACGTAATACGTTACCTGATTCACGTGCTTATTGTCTTTGCAAATCGGACAATAATAGGTATGCGTTCGCTCCGAGTGGGCACGTTTAGCTACGCTAACACTGCCGCAACACTCGCAGGCCATCCGGGAAATTGTTGGCAAGGTTTTAAGCAAAGCTTCGTCACTTTGCTCAAGTATGCTTTCGCGAATTTGAGCCGCCGTCATACTTGAGCAGGAGGAACAGTTTTAAACAAAACTGAGCCGGAGCGGGAACAGAAATGCACAATGAATTCGGCAATCAGAAAGCCGACAATCCCGCAAACTACCAGAGTAATAACGATGTACAGAAGTAGCAGGGGCAGCGCTTGTACCTTATACGTATTCGATCTCATTTTTTAAAAGCAGTTAGTAAGAATATTATTAAATAAAGTTGGATTACACCGACACCCCGTAAAGCTCGGCCAGTGTAGGCAGTTGAATTAATTAGTTAGGATTAAAACGTTAAGCGCAATTTACCGACACTGATACAGTTGTTGCCAGTGCAACAACAATTGGGAAAGCCCAAACAGATCCTCAACGAACCACTGAAAAAGCATGTAAATAAGCCCATATCCGAAGGCCAGACTCAACCACTCCTTCCAAAGTCCGGCTAAAACAGTTAGGCCGAATAATCTAACGGGTTTATCAGGAATCGGCGAAGCCGTTAATTTGTTTACCTTCATATTACTTAACCGCCGTTAGCGTAAACGACGTATCTTTTTGCTGGCCCATCGTATCGTAGAAATGTAGTGTAAGCTGGTGCGCTCCTGAATCAGTAGGTACATAGGTAAGGGTGTCGGTCATTAACTTGCCCGCGTTGGCGAAAACCAAAGCT
Above is a window of Spirosoma sp. SC4-14 DNA encoding:
- a CDS encoding N-6 DNA methylase, which gives rise to MAFNHRAHLTANLEALRLAFLVDQQRKAGKQAELTPQQRNTLTAYSGFGALKAVLQSVDDDRLWTSSLDMQLRPGVQQLHELIKEQAGNRADEFLSGIRNNVLSGFYTPPQLVESLGRELALRLGDEPIQYLDPSAGTGIFPQGLATTGLSIGSAQLIEKDPATALILQALYPQHTVENKGFEESGRRLNDRFDLVASNIPFGNVAIWDEALANSKDKQRRSACARLHTYFSVKSVDCLREGGVAALLTTDALLNSPANEPIRQYLMTTCDLVSAVRLPHNLFTDYAGTSVGSDLILLQKRNGKTTLTAQEKRFVRSVTGPASIITNELFLNGNNIVSTSQKYGTDQYGKAALLYTHDGGMDEIAWQVGRLVGHDMTQHFRQKRFEQMRNATDLVQTIPQRTSPNRAKDRTPIQEKTGPSPAPLFVQGELFAQSGPQVFTPPAPRPLTVELEAFHQAGSLIDQQGEVGRLSPDEKILLPLPGQVDHPRLSAMLQVRDAYERLYRQETQTQQPQAELRLALNTAYGLFITRYGPINTSANAGLALLDPDGRSLLALEKANGQGEFVRADIFNEPVSIQRAKVEQFTAQEALTACLSKLGRVDMNYLQDLTKQTGPQLIQELADQILWNPLEREFQTPTRLVSGNVVEKLESMEAFAEDPLAGPALQALRDGQPTPISFDELDFNLGERWIPTEVYQQFAQDLFGQRVSVTYASSTDEFSVDTPSWMFKNAAILQQYAVQGHFRMYDGLTLFQYGLYNTTPTINKPGPDDTKVLDSEATQLAATKIEQIRTAFVEWLPTQSQTLKQELTDRYNRLYNCFVKPAYNGAHQQFPDLNLKGLGINGLYGSQKDAIWMVLQNRGGIADHEVGTGKSLIMTVASYEMKRLGLANKIMLLAMKANVAQIAQTYRTAYPNARLLYPGQDDFTPANRERFLNSIKNGNWDCIILTHDQFARIPQSPEVQQKVMREELRNLEKDLQTLQRSGVDMSKSLLKGLETRKANLATKLLKLQSELNQKRDNVPHFGEMGIDHIFVDESHQFKNLQFTTRHNRVAGLGNPEGSQRATNLLYAVRSIQERTGNDVGATFLSGTTITNSLTEMYLLFKYLRPQEMKRQHIENFDAWAAVYAKKTADYEYSVTNQLIIKERFRHFIKVPELAQFYSQITDFRTASMVGLDRPKAVDVLISMPQTPDQATFTQKLIHFAKTGDATILDRKPLSESEQTAKMLIATNYAKKAALDMRLIDPGLEDHPNSKLSRCAALIASHYQESAMHRGTQMVFCDTNTFKSGEWNVYSALRDKLVQEYGIPAHEIRFAQECKNDKERQKLWDRANDGDVRVLMGSTGTMGTGVNAQKRVVAMYHLDIPWKPSELEQRVGRGSRTGNVIARDYYNNEVKNYVFATENTLDNYKFNLLHNKAVFISQIKNGSASGRRLDEGAFDEATGMNFSEYVAILSGNQDLLQKAKLDKQITMLESELKLFQKEAYKATSILSDVTKSLDKAEKTFAQLQADFTKLTAVTHFNPEGGLPNAVKITLTSTPITTVKALGEYINQVDQQIDTRGGLKQLGTLHGFGLYVRTDAGYSIDGKAEKANAFVVKGEQLTYSYNNGYLAGRSPEIAARQFVRALEKLPGLLDSQQKKIENLTQQKELLTDIVNKPWGKGDKLQGLKTELRQVEARLIASGQDKVNEPEMSKQAEKNATKRHDQSFSVA